Proteins encoded together in one Chiloscyllium plagiosum isolate BGI_BamShark_2017 chromosome 3, ASM401019v2, whole genome shotgun sequence window:
- the LOC122541213 gene encoding potassium voltage-gated channel subfamily F member 1-like has product MSMGTESRSPGTDQLDTWEDQEMVVNIGGVRHVLYGDVLNRYPESRLAKLLNCSGYEAIFALCDDYDPSKGEFYFDRDPDSFKCVMDAYYFGEIHMKKGVCPICFKNELDFWKIEVDFLDECCKCLLGEKNEELEEIAKQVQLILADRGKSADSCWGKSQKFLWKLMEKPDSSCLARVVAVLSFLFILISSVVMCVSTIPDLQVTDEEGSPVEHPVLDCIETACIGWFTAEYVLRLMAAPNKLKFVLSFMNIIDVLTILPFYVSLILTTVGASLMELTNVQQAIQALRIMRIARIFKLARHSSGLQTLTYALKRSFKELGLLLMYLAVGIFVFSALGFTMEQSHPETLFKSIPQSFWWAIITMTTVGYGDIYPKTTLGKLNAAISFLCGIIAIALPIHPIINNFVRYYNKQKVLETAAKHELELMELNAKNGESGLSGKEHIDIVVTKTNSNSNLSLTNSLLNSYNDTFIPLLPEEKLHRNRLQSCK; this is encoded by the coding sequence ATGAGCATGGGGACGGAATCGAGAAGCCCGGGTACTGATCAGTTAGACACTTGGGAAGATCAGGAGATGGTGGTGAATATTGGCGGCGTGCGGCATGTTCTGTACGGGGATGTTTTGAACCGATACCCGGAGAGCAGGCTGGCGAAATTGCTCAACTGCAGCGGCTACGAAGCGATCTTCGCCCTTTGCGATGACTACGATCCCAGCAAAGGAGAGTTCTACTTCGACAGAGACCCGGACTCATTCAAATGTGTCATGGACGCTTACTATTTCGGGGAAATCCACATGAAGAAAGGGGTGTGCCCCATTTGTTTCAAAAATGAGTTGGACTTCTGGAAGATCGAAGTGGACTTTTTGGACGAATGTTGCAAATGCCTCTTAGGCGAAAAAAATGAAGAGTTGGAAGAAATCGCAAAACAAGTGCAGCTTATTTTGGCCGACCGGGGCAAATCGGCTGACAGCTGTTGGGGGAAATCTCAGAAATTCCTCTGGAAACTGATGGAAAAACCCGACTCGTCCTGCCTGGCCAGAGTGGTTGCAGTTCTGTCTTTTCTGTTCATCTTAATTTCATCCGTGGTGATGTGTGTTAGCACCATCCCTGATCTCCAAGTGACTGATGAGGAAGGGAGTCCTGTGGAGCATCCAGTGCTCGACTGTATCGAGACTGCTTGTATCGGCTGGTTCACAGCCGAGTATGTGCTCAGGTTGATGGCAGCCCCCAACAAGCTCAAATTTGTCCTGTCTTTCATGAACATCATCGATGTGCTCACCATTCTGCCTTTCTACGTGAGCCTGATCTTGACCACAGTCGGGGCTTCCCTCATGGAGCTGACTAATGTGCAGCAGGCGATCCAGGCCCTTCGGATCATGCGGATAGCGCGGATTTTTAAACTTGCGCGCCATTCTAGCGGTCTCCAAACACTCACGTACGCACTGAAGAGAAGCTTCAAAGAACTGGGTTTACTGCTCATGTACCTGGCAGTTGGCATTTTCGTTTTTTCCGCTTTGGGCTTCACCATGGAACAAAGCCACCCCGAAACCCTCTTCAAAAGTATCCCCCAGTCCTTTTGGTGGGCGATAATCACCATGACCACTGTTGGATACGGGGATATTTACCCAAAGACAACACTGGGGAAACTCAACGCGGCGATTAGTTTCCTCTGCGGCATAATAGCCATCGCACTGCCGATCCACCCTATCATAAACAATTTTGTTCGCTACTACAACAAGCAAAAGGTCTTGGAAACGGCTGCAAAACACGAACTCGAACTAATGGAGTTGAATGCTAAGAACGGAGAGAGTGGACTTTCCGGAAAAGAACATATAGACATTGTGGTCACGAAAACCAACAGCAATAGCAACCTTTCGCTGACTAACAGTCTGCTAAATTCTTACAACGACACTTTCATTCCGCTTCTGCCAGAGGAAAAATTGCATCGAAATAGGCTTCAAAGCTGCAAGTGA